The Paenibacillus sp. FSL R7-0204 genome includes a region encoding these proteins:
- a CDS encoding acyl carrier protein codes for MNHEEIKAQVTTFLTRSLRTKELKEDDNILELGLVHSLFMIQLIMFIEKTFHLELEEEDLDMDNIKTVRDLVVLIERHQTTGAEI; via the coding sequence ATGAATCATGAAGAAATCAAAGCACAGGTGACCACATTTCTTACCCGCTCACTGCGAACCAAGGAGCTTAAGGAGGACGATAACATCCTGGAGCTGGGCCTTGTGCATTCCCTGTTCATGATCCAGTTGATTATGTTCATCGAGAAGACCTTTCATCTGGAGCTGGAAGAAGAGGATTTGGATATGGACAATATCAAGACGGTCCGCGATCTGGTAGTTCTGATTGAACGCCATCAAACTACGGGAGCTGAAATCTAA
- a CDS encoding non-ribosomal peptide synthetase, translating to MSLPTVENELLLHTLRGFNDTAAPYSRDTTVIQQFEARVAEQPLAPAVYVKEAIHTYEELNRAANRLAHALRSGGAGKGSMVALMLERSFDMLVAIFGVLKAGAAYLPLDLESPPIRLETMLSDSAPGWVITEGGVSRPSVLPITAEWVPLDSLANRDLPETNLPDGPEPGDLAYVIYTSGSTGNPKGVLIEHDALTNRIEWMQKTFPISREDILFQKTVYTFDVSVWELVWWSTTGAAVCLLQPRKENDPRVFVRLIEKTGISVIHFVPSVLRLFLEYIGSGFALERLRSLRYVFCSGEALTVPLVRQFYHSFPPGQGVKLINLYGPTEAAIDVTYHVCERETQDQPVPIGRPIDNIRLYVLREDSTLASIGETGQLYISGAGLARGYLNQPQLTLERFVPNPFEPGQRMYRTGDLASWTKEGEVMYAGREDDQIKLRGLRIELSEVESCLLRADHVQAAVAGVRIGDDGAQFLTAFVVAPAGTDPLPEQDKLRALRAELARYLPAYAIPTEILWVDEIPLKPNGKADRSLLLASHGGKAARS from the coding sequence GTGAGTCTGCCTACTGTTGAGAACGAATTGCTGCTGCATACACTTCGTGGCTTCAACGATACCGCTGCGCCTTATTCACGGGACACCACCGTTATCCAGCAGTTTGAAGCACGTGTGGCAGAGCAGCCGCTCGCACCTGCTGTATACGTGAAGGAGGCCATCCATACTTATGAGGAATTGAACCGTGCGGCGAACCGGCTGGCTCATGCGCTGCGGTCCGGCGGTGCCGGAAAAGGGTCGATGGTCGCCTTAATGCTTGAGCGTTCCTTTGACATGCTGGTTGCCATATTCGGAGTACTCAAAGCTGGAGCTGCTTATCTGCCGCTGGATCTGGAGAGTCCGCCTATAAGGCTTGAGACCATGCTGTCTGACAGCGCCCCGGGCTGGGTTATTACGGAGGGCGGCGTTTCCCGTCCGTCTGTGCTGCCTATAACAGCAGAATGGGTCCCGCTGGATAGTCTGGCGAACCGTGATCTGCCGGAGACGAATCTGCCGGACGGACCTGAGCCAGGTGACCTTGCTTATGTAATCTATACTTCCGGTTCCACCGGTAACCCCAAGGGTGTGCTTATAGAACATGATGCCTTGACCAATCGGATCGAATGGATGCAAAAAACCTTCCCCATTAGCCGCGAGGATATCCTGTTCCAAAAAACAGTATATACCTTTGATGTCTCGGTCTGGGAACTGGTCTGGTGGTCAACCACAGGCGCTGCGGTCTGTCTTCTGCAGCCGCGCAAGGAAAATGATCCGCGTGTGTTCGTGAGACTAATCGAGAAAACAGGGATTAGCGTCATCCATTTTGTTCCCTCCGTCTTGCGTTTATTCCTTGAATATATCGGCAGCGGTTTTGCTCTGGAACGCTTGCGCAGCCTGCGGTATGTCTTTTGCAGCGGGGAAGCGTTGACCGTCCCGCTGGTAAGGCAGTTCTATCATAGCTTCCCGCCCGGACAAGGCGTGAAGCTGATCAATCTCTATGGTCCTACAGAAGCGGCGATTGATGTCACCTATCATGTCTGCGAGCGGGAGACTCAGGACCAGCCCGTTCCCATCGGACGCCCGATTGACAATATCCGCTTGTATGTTCTGAGGGAGGATTCGACGCTTGCATCCATTGGAGAGACGGGACAGCTGTATATCTCAGGAGCAGGGCTGGCACGCGGATATCTGAACCAGCCTCAGCTAACGCTGGAGAGATTCGTGCCCAATCCCTTTGAACCCGGACAGCGCATGTACCGTACAGGCGATCTCGCCTCCTGGACTAAGGAAGGGGAGGTCATGTACGCCGGACGGGAGGATGATCAGATCAAGCTGCGTGGACTCCGTATTGAGCTGAGTGAAGTGGAGAGCTGTCTGCTTCGTGCAGACCATGTACAAGCCGCCGTTGCCGGAGTACGAATAGGTGATGACGGGGCCCAATTCCTAACCGCCTTTGTGGTTGCGCCTGCGGGCACGGACCCCCTGCCGGAGCAGGACAAGCTGCGGGCGCTGCGCGCCGAGCTTGCCAGATATTTGCCTGCGTATGCGATTCCGACAGAGATCCTCTGGGTGGATGAGATTCCACTGAAACCAAACGGTAAGGCAGACCGGAGCCTTCTACTTGCCAGTCACGGAGGTAAGGCCGCACGAAGCTAA
- a CDS encoding 3-hydroxyacyl-CoA dehydrogenase family protein: MEQRIGVVGSGVMGSGVAQVFAQGGYDTVVVDVSEGQMHRTREKIRESLRFQKMMTGIAPLERAEAVLDRIHFTREIEALGACSFVVENVTESWEIKQAVYEQLNRVCAKDCILGVNTSAISITRVAALVERPERVVGIHFMNPVPLKPMVEVIKGYHTTPETLQITQEMLGTLGKQSVVVEDSVGFVTNRAMMIFVNEAVFMVQEQVASPEDIDILFKQCFGHKMGPLQTADLIGLDTILKSLDVLYEGYNDSKYRPCPLLKKMVDAGLHGMKSGQGFYSYN, from the coding sequence ATGGAACAGAGGATTGGCGTTGTGGGCTCAGGTGTGATGGGAAGCGGTGTAGCCCAGGTCTTCGCTCAAGGGGGGTACGACACGGTAGTTGTCGATGTATCCGAAGGGCAGATGCACAGAACCCGGGAGAAGATCCGGGAGAGCCTTCGTTTTCAGAAAATGATGACGGGTATAGCCCCGCTAGAACGTGCCGAAGCCGTGCTGGACCGCATCCACTTCACCCGGGAGATCGAGGCGCTAGGTGCGTGTTCGTTCGTGGTGGAGAATGTAACCGAGAGCTGGGAGATCAAGCAGGCGGTATACGAACAGCTTAACAGAGTTTGCGCAAAGGATTGCATTCTGGGGGTTAACACATCGGCGATTTCAATCACCCGGGTTGCTGCACTAGTGGAACGCCCCGAGCGGGTTGTCGGAATTCATTTCATGAATCCGGTGCCGCTCAAACCTATGGTTGAGGTCATCAAAGGATATCATACCACCCCGGAGACACTACAAATCACGCAGGAAATGCTGGGCACCCTCGGCAAGCAAAGTGTAGTTGTTGAGGATTCAGTCGGGTTCGTGACGAACCGGGCGATGATGATTTTTGTCAATGAAGCTGTCTTTATGGTACAGGAGCAGGTGGCTTCACCAGAGGACATTGATATTTTGTTCAAACAGTGTTTCGGGCACAAGATGGGTCCCTTACAGACAGCCGACCTCATTGGTCTGGATACCATTCTCAAGTCACTTGATGTGCTGTACGAAGGCTATAACGACAGTAAATACCGCCCTTGTCCCTTGCTCAAAAAAATGGTAGACGCCGGGCTTCACGGTATGAAATCCGGTCAGGGTTTCTATTCTTACAATTAA
- a CDS encoding acyl-CoA dehydrogenase family protein, with protein sequence MNTPLKATAVPTALAIRQFVDTHILPQAAQMDQEQEIPRALFTEMAAEGLTGLAIPEKYGGTAVDYATLGAIHEELGRGYASVQNACTVFGMVCKPLARFGSEAQKHKWLPAIAGGEVIPAIAITEPMVGSDIAKLETEAVQEDGQIILNGRKKYITLGQIADVFLVFARLNGRGVAVLVERGTAGLQINPMRGLMGLRANMIAELTFEHCSVPVENLVGKIGFGFTHVANYALDEGRYTTACGSVGLAQACLEQSIHYASERVQFGEPLRKHQLVQKMLSEMITGSKAARELCAAAGRLREQGDPAAITETLVAKYHASKAAVHAADHALQIHGASGCMSGCPVERFYRDAKIMEIIEGTSQMHELQIARNFRL encoded by the coding sequence ATGAATACGCCACTAAAAGCAACTGCCGTCCCTACCGCCCTGGCCATCCGCCAGTTTGTGGACACGCACATCCTGCCGCAGGCCGCCCAGATGGATCAGGAGCAGGAGATTCCGCGCGCATTGTTCACTGAGATGGCAGCCGAAGGACTTACAGGCCTTGCGATTCCAGAAAAATATGGGGGAACTGCCGTCGACTATGCCACACTTGGAGCCATTCATGAGGAGCTGGGCCGCGGGTATGCATCGGTACAGAATGCCTGTACTGTGTTCGGCATGGTCTGCAAACCGCTGGCGCGGTTTGGGTCGGAAGCCCAGAAGCACAAATGGCTGCCCGCCATCGCGGGTGGTGAGGTCATCCCGGCGATTGCAATCACCGAACCGATGGTAGGCAGCGATATTGCCAAGCTGGAGACGGAGGCGGTGCAGGAAGATGGACAAATCATCCTGAATGGCCGCAAGAAGTACATCACGCTTGGACAAATCGCTGATGTGTTCCTGGTGTTCGCCCGATTGAACGGTCGCGGAGTCGCTGTACTGGTGGAACGGGGGACTGCCGGTTTGCAGATTAATCCCATGCGGGGACTGATGGGACTGAGGGCCAACATGATCGCCGAGCTGACCTTTGAGCATTGCAGTGTGCCTGTGGAGAATTTAGTTGGCAAAATCGGCTTCGGCTTCACCCATGTGGCGAACTATGCGCTGGACGAAGGCCGTTATACCACCGCCTGCGGCAGCGTCGGGTTGGCACAAGCCTGCCTGGAGCAAAGCATCCATTATGCCAGTGAGCGGGTCCAGTTCGGTGAACCCCTGCGCAAGCATCAGCTTGTGCAGAAGATGCTTAGCGAAATGATTACCGGGTCCAAAGCCGCCCGCGAGTTGTGTGCCGCCGCTGGGAGACTGCGGGAGCAAGGTGATCCTGCAGCCATCACAGAGACCCTGGTTGCCAAATATCATGCCTCCAAAGCGGCTGTCCATGCAGCAGATCATGCCCTGCAAATACACGGTGCTTCAGGCTGCATGAGCGGCTGTCCGGTAGAACGGTTCTACCGGGATGCCAAGATTATGGAGATTATTGAGGGAACTTCACAGATGCATGAGCTGCAAATTGCACGCAACTTCCGTTTGTGA
- a CDS encoding ACP S-malonyltransferase — protein MNHQADLALLFPGSGSQYKGMMRSLYESSRMVQDTLHEADDILGFELSRLMFEGSTVKLNRIGHMLPAICAASVAHYRLYREQGGPLPAYMAGHSLGEYSALICSGVLSFRDGLTLVRFRARLAEAVMEATGGAMSIMKSVNPAQVALLCLSLQAEGRQVSIACQNSRSQVAVSGQDAALVELEQRVTESSAEAQISHLIGSAPYHCALMQPSAAEMTEELLKYNWSLPAGQLLSNVTGRPYTSIQEMQGLLAQQLYKPVLWQNSILYLLENGVQTFIEMGPQNILKTLMPEISAQTRVYAHDEKIDRMNIRDHFAAASTTPVTSPKAQASPTAADLRLKAISMCLTHAMTTRNNNQADVPVMPFLELYTQVKQMKHELDQGNLTLEEEHVALALSMLQAVFEDKRTPDNERELRWLQIKEKTGVERQAESTANTRRGPE, from the coding sequence ATGAATCATCAAGCAGACCTGGCTTTATTATTCCCTGGATCAGGGTCTCAATATAAAGGAATGATGAGGAGTCTCTATGAATCCTCGCGCATGGTGCAGGACACCTTGCATGAGGCAGATGACATTCTCGGTTTTGAATTATCCCGGCTGATGTTCGAGGGCAGCACGGTCAAGCTGAACCGGATCGGGCATATGCTCCCGGCCATCTGTGCGGCGAGTGTTGCCCATTACCGCCTATACCGGGAGCAAGGCGGGCCGCTTCCAGCCTATATGGCGGGACACAGCCTGGGCGAATATTCCGCACTTATCTGCAGCGGTGTCTTGTCCTTCAGGGACGGGCTGACGCTGGTCCGCTTCCGTGCCCGGCTGGCAGAAGCCGTTATGGAGGCCACGGGCGGCGCCATGAGCATTATGAAATCGGTTAATCCTGCACAAGTCGCATTGCTCTGCCTGAGCCTGCAAGCCGAGGGACGGCAGGTCAGCATTGCCTGTCAGAACTCCCGCAGCCAGGTAGCCGTTTCCGGTCAAGATGCTGCTCTGGTCGAGCTGGAGCAGCGGGTAACAGAATCGTCAGCTGAGGCACAGATCAGCCATTTGATCGGAAGCGCCCCTTATCATTGTGCTCTAATGCAGCCGAGCGCGGCGGAAATGACGGAGGAGCTGCTCAAGTATAACTGGAGCCTTCCGGCAGGTCAGCTTCTGTCCAATGTAACCGGCCGGCCCTATACATCAATTCAGGAGATGCAGGGGCTGCTGGCACAGCAGCTATATAAACCGGTACTATGGCAGAACTCCATCCTGTATCTGCTGGAGAACGGGGTCCAGACTTTCATTGAAATGGGTCCGCAGAACATCCTCAAAACACTGATGCCCGAAATTTCTGCTCAGACCCGTGTATATGCCCATGATGAGAAGATCGACCGGATGAACATCCGAGATCACTTCGCCGCTGCTTCCACCACTCCTGTGACAAGCCCCAAGGCTCAGGCAAGCCCGACCGCCGCAGATCTGCGGCTTAAAGCAATAAGCATGTGTCTGACACATGCCATGACCACCCGCAATAACAATCAGGCTGATGTTCCGGTTATGCCGTTCTTGGAGTTGTATACGCAAGTCAAGCAGATGAAGCATGAGCTTGATCAAGGGAATCTAACACTTGAAGAAGAGCATGTTGCCTTGGCATTATCCATGCTGCAGGCTGTGTTTGAAGATAAGCGTACCCCGGACAATGAACGGGAGCTTCGATGGCTGCAGATCAAGGAGAAGACCGGTGTAGAGCGGCAAGCAGAGAGTACTGCCAATACAAGGAGGGGACCAGAGTGA
- a CDS encoding non-ribosomal peptide synthetase, producing the protein MMMNNELYDRLLRNKGISVPGDRHTAIPRSGESDSFGLSPAQRGIWFLQQLHPGSAAFNNSAVLKIEGSLDLDCMRAALRSLLVRHELLNVNYRQHQGEPYACPRAGTLAFEVVGVEDGGTAFSSEELHAEITHIAGSPIDLEHDPLISFTLLQRGEQEHIWIIRMHHIIADGWSKGILLRDFTQLYEAELHRRASDLQPLAIQYRDYVRWLECGSEETAYARDLTFWLDKLEGAPPMLDIPADFKRPSTMSGLGGMEPFRIETEVFERISSFCRKERLSVFHFLLTVFKTLLFRYCAEEDLLVGTPVAGRTRTELEPLIGMFVNTVVIRTQPGDGLSFIDYARSVQQEALLAFDHQDLPFDLLVERLNPDRERSVQPVFQTMFQLDNLELPVMEAQGLRLSAVPLDIGIAQNDLSVSCWEEDGGLRGTFEFSSDLFTRATVRRMIGHFIRLTMAALNDPQETLGRLNLLEASEEKMIIRTWNETEQPLPEHGFVSWIERRAGLTPEKCAVLEGEHALSYRTLNQWANHLAAQLRDKHFYAEMPVIVCLPSSGRCVAAALAISKAGGAVVPVDPAMPKERIRQMVEELGDVYALSDAVHSVLLPLPPERVILLEEQLPVFDEQDERGTDNGLAPQALAFIIFTSGSTGVPKGVLLERRSIDNLVYSFLLSYQVTDADHLLPITSVASASFIGETLPILAAGGTLVLPDTETVLHPDKLRAYMEQHHITILSTVPSMIRRLNSNGGISSQLRLILSGGETLQPTHVDKLREIAIANGYGLSESGVCSTYKLMKPVQAGEQALSASLGRPVANQQVYVLDAHLRPVPIGVKGQICISGHGLARGYLNRSDLSEAAFVPHPFRQGERLLLTGDTGYWLPGGELAFIGRSDRQVQIRGYRIELSEVERHLCTYPEVEEAAVYPQSDFEGNLRLIAYYTVRSQASIIGQQLAHWLESRIPSYMKPAAYIQLERIPYNANGKLEISALPQPGESLPRNGAAYEQPQTATEITIAKLWGEILQLPHFGVEDNFFDLGGHSLLLAKVHDRLSREFPVPLTLVDLFKYPTVRSLAGYLSEGSRNTLGTDIYETAAKQKNAFLRYRKTASSVAVRSTIEKEE; encoded by the coding sequence ATGATGATGAACAATGAGCTGTATGACCGATTATTGCGCAACAAAGGCATTTCAGTTCCGGGCGACAGGCACACCGCGATTCCCCGTTCAGGAGAATCTGATTCCTTCGGTTTGTCCCCCGCGCAGCGCGGGATCTGGTTCCTCCAGCAGTTACACCCGGGCAGCGCAGCCTTCAATAACAGTGCAGTGCTGAAAATCGAAGGGAGCCTCGATTTAGACTGCATGCGGGCAGCACTGCGCTCCCTGCTGGTGCGCCACGAACTGCTGAACGTAAATTACAGACAACATCAGGGCGAACCGTACGCCTGCCCACGTGCAGGAACTTTAGCATTTGAAGTCGTGGGTGTGGAGGACGGTGGCACAGCCTTTTCTTCCGAAGAGCTGCATGCCGAAATCACACACATTGCAGGCAGTCCAATAGACCTGGAGCATGATCCGTTAATTTCCTTTACACTGCTGCAGAGGGGAGAACAGGAGCATATCTGGATCATCCGCATGCATCATATTATTGCGGATGGCTGGTCCAAGGGAATCCTCCTTCGTGATTTCACACAGCTGTATGAAGCAGAGCTACACCGGAGAGCTTCTGACCTGCAGCCGCTTGCGATCCAGTACCGGGACTATGTTAGGTGGCTTGAGTGCGGGAGCGAAGAGACGGCGTATGCACGGGATCTTACCTTTTGGTTGGATAAGCTGGAAGGCGCGCCTCCTATGCTGGACATACCTGCCGATTTCAAACGGCCAAGCACCATGTCGGGTTTGGGAGGGATGGAGCCGTTTCGGATAGAGACTGAAGTATTCGAGCGCATTAGCAGCTTTTGCCGGAAGGAACGCTTATCAGTGTTTCACTTCCTGCTGACCGTCTTCAAGACGCTGCTCTTCCGGTACTGTGCAGAAGAAGATTTGCTTGTCGGTACGCCTGTAGCCGGAAGGACAAGAACCGAGCTGGAGCCGCTTATCGGGATGTTCGTGAATACTGTGGTAATCCGTACGCAGCCGGGGGACGGCCTGTCTTTTATAGACTATGCAAGGAGTGTTCAGCAAGAGGCTTTGCTGGCTTTTGACCATCAGGACCTGCCGTTCGATCTGCTTGTCGAGAGACTGAATCCGGACCGCGAGCGAAGCGTGCAACCTGTCTTTCAGACCATGTTCCAGCTCGATAATCTGGAGCTGCCTGTCATGGAGGCGCAAGGCCTCCGCTTGTCTGCTGTCCCGCTGGACATCGGAATTGCCCAGAATGATCTGTCCGTATCCTGCTGGGAGGAGGACGGAGGACTACGGGGGACATTTGAATTCAGCTCCGATCTCTTCACAAGAGCAACAGTGAGACGAATGATCGGGCATTTTATCCGGCTGACGATGGCCGCTCTGAACGATCCGCAGGAGACGCTTGGACGTCTCAATCTGTTGGAGGCCTCAGAAGAGAAAATGATTATACGGACATGGAACGAAACGGAGCAGCCCCTACCGGAACATGGATTTGTAAGCTGGATTGAGCGCAGAGCTGGCCTAACTCCAGAGAAATGCGCGGTGCTTGAGGGAGAACATGCACTTAGTTACCGTACCCTGAATCAGTGGGCGAACCATCTTGCGGCACAACTTAGGGACAAACATTTCTATGCGGAGATGCCGGTGATTGTCTGCCTGCCTTCCTCGGGACGATGTGTGGCCGCTGCACTTGCCATATCCAAAGCAGGAGGAGCCGTGGTACCCGTTGATCCTGCTATGCCCAAGGAACGTATACGGCAGATGGTAGAGGAGCTTGGCGACGTGTATGCACTGAGTGATGCCGTTCATTCCGTGCTGCTGCCGCTCCCGCCAGAGCGGGTAATCTTACTGGAGGAACAGCTCCCAGTGTTCGATGAACAGGACGAGCGGGGAACGGACAATGGATTAGCGCCGCAAGCGCTTGCATTTATCATCTTCACTTCCGGTTCGACAGGAGTTCCTAAAGGAGTCCTTCTGGAGCGGCGAAGCATCGATAACCTGGTCTACTCCTTTCTATTATCGTACCAGGTGACAGACGCGGATCATCTGCTGCCTATTACATCGGTTGCTTCAGCCAGCTTCATCGGAGAGACGCTGCCGATTCTGGCTGCCGGAGGGACTCTCGTCCTGCCGGATACCGAAACAGTGCTACACCCGGACAAGCTAAGAGCCTACATGGAGCAACATCACATCACGATCCTCAGCACAGTACCCTCTATGATTCGGCGCTTGAACAGCAACGGCGGAATCTCTTCCCAGCTTCGCCTCATTCTTAGCGGTGGAGAGACCTTACAACCCACTCATGTGGACAAGTTGCGCGAAATAGCTATTGCCAACGGATATGGACTATCAGAATCCGGCGTGTGCAGTACGTATAAGTTAATGAAGCCTGTCCAAGCTGGGGAGCAAGCCTTGTCCGCCTCACTGGGCCGGCCGGTAGCCAATCAGCAAGTCTATGTGCTGGACGCTCATCTACGGCCGGTTCCGATTGGGGTCAAGGGACAAATCTGCATTTCTGGACATGGCTTGGCCCGTGGATATTTGAATCGAAGTGACTTGAGCGAGGCGGCATTTGTACCCCATCCGTTCCGCCAAGGCGAGCGTCTGCTTCTGACAGGAGATACCGGATATTGGCTTCCCGGCGGTGAGCTTGCCTTTATCGGACGCAGCGACCGGCAGGTCCAGATCCGCGGGTACCGGATTGAACTAAGTGAAGTAGAGCGGCATTTGTGCACATACCCGGAAGTCGAAGAGGCAGCCGTGTATCCCCAGTCCGATTTTGAAGGGAACCTGCGGCTGATCGCATACTATACAGTCCGTAGCCAAGCGAGCATTATCGGCCAGCAATTGGCGCATTGGCTGGAGTCGCGGATACCTTCGTACATGAAGCCAGCAGCTTATATTCAACTTGAGCGTATTCCATACAATGCCAACGGCAAGCTGGAAATTTCTGCCCTTCCGCAGCCTGGCGAGAGCCTTCCCCGTAACGGGGCCGCCTATGAACAGCCCCAGACCGCCACAGAGATAACCATTGCAAAGCTCTGGGGGGAGATTCTACAGCTCCCGCACTTTGGCGTGGAAGACAACTTTTTTGATCTCGGCGGACATTCGCTGCTGCTCGCCAAAGTGCATGACCGGCTCAGCCGGGAATTTCCCGTTCCGCTAACGCTGGTGGATTTGTTCAAATACCCTACGGTCCGTTCACTTGCCGGATATCTCAGTGAAGGCTCGCGCAATACTCTGGGGACTGACATTTACGAGACGGCCGCGAAGCAAAAAAACGCATTTCTCCGTTACCGGAAAACAGCTTCTTCCGTAGCGGTTCGCAGCACCATAGAGAAGGAGGAATAG